In one window of Dyella thiooxydans DNA:
- a CDS encoding extracellular catalytic domain type 1 short-chain-length polyhydroxyalkanoate depolymerase: protein MNLVSRLVLGLGLVAGACPLLAHDRTETLSIDGQARRFVVHLPPGGDGTPRPLLLALHGGGGRAEGMDRLTSLDAQADRAGVIVVYPQGLDRHWNDGRATIKRKVDDVAFIRAELDRVEHEWPVDPQRVGVTGISNGGIFAERLGCDLADRFSLIAPVAGTLARDYRPDCHPARPLAVLQFDGTDDPIVPYAGGSVASFGGLGEGGVVMSVDDTTAFWVQVDGCHAASPEQPLPSTTNDGTQVSRRDWSDCRTGGAVVRYRIDGGGHTWPGGWQYLPKRFIGRTTHQIDASAIVVDYLVSHPRPMGTR, encoded by the coding sequence ATGAACCTTGTGAGTCGCCTCGTGCTCGGCCTTGGCCTCGTCGCCGGCGCATGCCCGCTGCTGGCGCACGACCGCACCGAAACCCTCTCCATCGACGGCCAGGCACGTCGCTTCGTGGTCCACCTGCCGCCAGGCGGGGACGGCACGCCACGCCCCCTGCTGCTGGCCCTGCATGGCGGCGGTGGTCGAGCCGAAGGCATGGACCGGCTGACCTCGCTGGATGCCCAGGCCGACCGGGCCGGCGTGATCGTGGTCTATCCGCAGGGCCTGGACCGGCACTGGAACGACGGCCGCGCCACCATCAAGCGCAAGGTGGACGACGTGGCCTTCATCCGTGCCGAGCTGGACCGGGTCGAGCACGAATGGCCGGTGGACCCGCAGCGGGTCGGCGTCACCGGCATCTCCAACGGCGGCATCTTCGCCGAGCGGCTGGGCTGCGACCTGGCCGACCGCTTCAGCCTGATCGCCCCGGTGGCCGGCACGCTGGCACGCGACTACCGGCCCGATTGCCACCCTGCCCGCCCACTCGCCGTGCTGCAATTCGACGGCACGGACGACCCGATCGTGCCCTACGCCGGAGGCTCCGTGGCCAGCTTCGGCGGCCTCGGCGAAGGCGGGGTGGTGATGTCGGTGGATGACACCACCGCCTTCTGGGTGCAGGTCGATGGTTGCCACGCGGCGAGCCCGGAGCAACCGCTGCCCTCGACCACCAACGACGGTACGCAGGTGAGCCGGAGGGACTGGAGCGACTGCCGTACCGGCGGTGCCGTGGTGCGCTACCGCATCGACGGCGGCGGCCACACCTGGCCGGGCGGCTGGCAATACCTGCCGAAGCGCTTCATCGGTCGCACGACCCACCAGATCGACGCCAGCGCGATCGTGGTCGACTATCTGGTGAGTCATCCGCGACCGATGGGCACGCGCTGA
- a CDS encoding ATP-binding protein → MKRGPTTFSLVLALLVAALVLALTLGGFLSTRAGLRALGDSYGRLVVATATSVDALASRDDPAARATLARLQQSGIRITTEPPPPSLRRVVPVVEEVGHVAGELLGDPSRVVVVQRPEAQIWVRSERLPGHWIVMQAVSFRRQVIRSMLLVMLFAGLVAAAVAALAARLLTRPLERLAAHASALLGGQSIQQHLRGSPREVRDLADALGAAGEELRQSARERELMLAGISHDLRTPLARLRLALELGDANDPGRRDAMVNDLDELDKALAQCLAYVRDGSDEAVRAVDVPTLLGQLMALRNAPDDWHYEGHDDAVLHARPSLLRRALGNLMDNAEHYGAAPFRVRLQRAENELSISVEDHGPGVPDDLLARLGRPFLRGNAARTGACGTGLGLSIVKRAAEISGGRLQLANRSGGGFSATLVLPLAVRERSSA, encoded by the coding sequence ATGAAGCGAGGACCGACCACCTTCTCGCTGGTGCTGGCGCTGCTGGTCGCCGCGCTGGTGCTGGCGCTCACCCTGGGTGGGTTCCTCTCCACCCGGGCCGGCCTGCGCGCCCTGGGCGACTCGTATGGACGGCTGGTGGTGGCCACCGCCACCTCGGTCGATGCGCTGGCGAGCAGGGACGATCCGGCCGCTCGGGCCACGCTCGCCCGACTGCAGCAGAGCGGCATCCGCATCACCACCGAACCGCCACCGCCGTCGCTGCGCCGGGTGGTGCCGGTGGTGGAGGAAGTCGGCCACGTCGCCGGCGAGTTGCTCGGCGATCCATCGCGCGTGGTGGTCGTGCAGCGGCCCGAAGCGCAGATCTGGGTGCGCAGCGAACGCCTGCCCGGGCATTGGATCGTGATGCAGGCGGTGAGCTTCCGCCGCCAGGTCATCCGCTCGATGCTGCTGGTGATGCTGTTCGCCGGGCTGGTCGCGGCGGCCGTGGCGGCACTGGCCGCGCGCCTGCTGACGCGACCGCTGGAGCGCCTGGCCGCACACGCGTCCGCGCTGCTCGGCGGGCAGTCGATCCAGCAGCACCTGCGCGGCAGCCCGCGCGAAGTGCGCGACCTCGCCGACGCCCTCGGCGCGGCCGGCGAAGAACTGCGCCAGAGCGCGCGCGAACGCGAGCTGATGCTGGCCGGCATCTCGCACGACCTGCGCACACCGCTGGCCCGCCTGCGGCTGGCGCTGGAACTGGGCGATGCGAACGATCCCGGCCGGCGCGACGCGATGGTCAACGACCTGGACGAGCTGGACAAGGCGCTGGCGCAGTGCCTGGCCTATGTCCGCGACGGCAGCGACGAGGCGGTAAGAGCAGTCGACGTCCCCACCCTGCTCGGCCAGTTGATGGCGCTGCGCAACGCGCCGGACGACTGGCATTACGAGGGTCACGACGACGCTGTCCTGCATGCACGGCCGAGCCTGCTGCGGCGGGCGCTGGGCAACCTGATGGACAACGCCGAACACTATGGCGCCGCCCCGTTCCGCGTCCGCCTGCAACGCGCCGAAAACGAGCTGTCGATCAGCGTGGAAGACCACGGCCCCGGCGTTCCGGACGACCTGCTGGCGCGGCTCGGACGCCCTTTCCTGCGCGGCAATGCGGCACGCACCGGCGCCTGCGGCACCGGCCTGGGCCTGAGCATCGTCAAGCGGGCGGCCGAGATCAGCGGTGGTCGCCTGCAACTGGCCAACCGCAGCGGCGGCGGCTTCAGCGCCACGCTGGTGCTGCCGCTGGCCGTCCGCGAACGGAGTTCGGCATGA
- the ompR gene encoding two-component system response regulator OmpR, with protein MDTPHILVVDDDLRLRDLLERYLDQQGFRVRGAAHAAGMRRELAAHHVDLIVLDLMLPDADGLQLCRELRAEGVQTPIIMLTAKGDDVDRIVGLEIGADDYLGKPCNPRELVARIRAVLRRQPKAVVGAPQTEQASVRFGRFTFDPATRQLLDADTPVKLTSGEFAVLAALVAHPFETLSRERLIALARGREHDAFDRSIDVMISRLRRCIEEDPRQPRWLQTVWGEGYVFVPQGDGA; from the coding sequence ATGGACACCCCCCACATCCTCGTCGTCGACGACGACCTCCGCCTGCGCGACCTGCTCGAGCGCTACCTCGACCAGCAGGGATTCCGCGTCCGCGGCGCCGCCCATGCCGCCGGCATGCGCCGCGAGCTGGCCGCGCACCACGTCGACCTGATCGTGCTCGACCTGATGCTGCCCGACGCCGATGGCCTGCAGCTGTGCCGCGAACTGCGCGCCGAGGGCGTGCAGACGCCGATCATCATGCTCACCGCCAAGGGCGACGACGTGGACCGCATCGTCGGCCTGGAGATCGGCGCGGACGACTACCTGGGCAAGCCCTGCAACCCGCGCGAACTGGTCGCCCGCATCCGCGCCGTGCTGCGCCGGCAGCCGAAGGCCGTGGTGGGCGCACCGCAGACCGAGCAGGCCAGCGTGCGCTTCGGCCGCTTCACCTTCGACCCGGCCACGCGCCAGCTGCTGGACGCGGACACGCCGGTCAAGCTCACCAGTGGCGAGTTCGCGGTGCTGGCCGCGCTGGTGGCCCATCCCTTCGAGACCCTGAGCCGCGAGCGGCTGATCGCGCTGGCCCGCGGCCGCGAGCACGACGCCTTCGACCGCAGCATCGACGTGATGATCTCGCGCCTGCGCCGCTGCATCGAGGAGGACCCGCGCCAGCCGCGCTGGCTGCAGACGGTATGGGGCGAAGGCTACGTGTTCGTACCGCAGGGAGACGGCGCATGA
- a CDS encoding EF-hand domain-containing protein, whose product MRHLICLFVLGTLAVTATGARAQMGRPDPAQRFAEADTNHDGQVSLAEFQAARAARFAKADRNGDGVLSDDDLPRFARNNPAMLAKIHALQQAADTDGDGRVTREEFDAAGNHLFALADANHDGVVDASEMKQIAQRMQSLAAQRSAP is encoded by the coding sequence ATGCGACACCTGATCTGCCTGTTCGTACTGGGAACGCTGGCCGTCACCGCGACCGGCGCCCGGGCCCAGATGGGCCGCCCCGATCCCGCCCAGCGCTTTGCCGAGGCGGACACCAACCATGACGGCCAGGTCAGCCTGGCCGAGTTCCAGGCGGCGCGTGCCGCGCGCTTCGCCAAGGCCGACCGCAACGGCGACGGTGTGCTCAGCGACGACGACCTGCCGCGCTTTGCCCGCAACAATCCGGCGATGCTGGCGAAGATCCATGCGTTGCAGCAGGCCGCAGACACGGATGGCGATGGCCGCGTGACCCGCGAGGAGTTCGACGCCGCCGGCAATCACCTGTTCGCGCTGGCCGATGCCAACCATGACGGTGTGGTGGATGCCAGCGAGATGAAGCAGATCGCCCAGCGCATGCAGTCGCTCGCGGCACAGCGGAGCGCGCCGTGA
- a CDS encoding sterol desaturase family protein has product MRHAARSPLLALVMVALVLAEWLWRRRSAGTGYDSRGALASLAVGAGHLVSGVLPALVLGGLFAWAARWAPVHWPAGDWRTWLAAFFAVELAYYAFHRISHEVRWLWTTHAVHHTPEEMTLLSSIRLGWTSLLSFGWVCYLPLVLAGFDPRMVFALLAFNLHYQFFLHTEAVGRLGPLEWVLNTPSHHRVHHGSNAAYLDCNYGGVLIVFDRLFGTLRTERADEPVRYGLAHPLGTQNPLKLVFLPWLRLMSDMRAAGSLGGALRVALGRP; this is encoded by the coding sequence ATGCGACATGCCGCCCGCTCGCCACTGCTTGCGCTGGTGATGGTGGCACTGGTGCTGGCCGAGTGGCTCTGGCGCCGCCGCTCGGCCGGGACCGGCTACGACAGCCGGGGAGCGCTGGCTTCCCTGGCGGTCGGGGCCGGGCATCTGGTATCCGGCGTGCTGCCGGCGCTGGTACTGGGCGGCCTGTTCGCCTGGGCCGCGCGCTGGGCGCCGGTGCACTGGCCGGCAGGTGACTGGCGCACCTGGCTGGCGGCGTTCTTCGCGGTGGAGCTGGCGTACTACGCGTTCCACCGGATCAGCCACGAAGTGCGCTGGCTGTGGACCACCCACGCCGTGCACCACACACCGGAGGAGATGACTCTGCTGTCGTCGATCCGCCTGGGATGGACCAGCCTGCTCTCGTTCGGCTGGGTCTGTTACCTGCCGCTGGTGCTGGCCGGCTTCGACCCGCGCATGGTGTTCGCCCTGCTGGCCTTCAACCTGCACTACCAGTTCTTCCTGCACACCGAGGCGGTGGGGCGGCTGGGGCCGTTGGAGTGGGTGCTGAACACGCCGTCGCACCATCGGGTGCACCACGGCTCGAACGCAGCCTACCTGGATTGCAACTACGGCGGTGTGCTGATCGTGTTCGACCGCCTGTTCGGCACGCTGCGCACCGAACGCGCCGATGAACCCGTACGCTACGGCCTGGCGCACCCGCTGGGCACGCAGAACCCGCTCAAGCTGGTGTTCCTGCCGTGGCTGAGGCTGATGTCCGACATGCGCGCTGCCGGCAGCCTCGGCGGCGCATTGCGAGTGGCACTGGGGAGGCCGTGA
- a CDS encoding alpha/beta hydrolase, translating to MNRRIVIWWLGVCVLAMTGSACAQMRGGLLQRWRERQADATPAAPLPAGTRVIRDIAYGSDPNQRFDVYAPAQAHDAPVIFMVHGGGWRRGDKAMSNVVANKVAYWVPRGVVVISTDYRMLPDNPPLGQAQDVARALAAAQRRAAEWGGDPDRFVLMGHSAGAHLVSLLAAEPQLAREQGARPWRGTVSLDSASLDVVQTMNGRHFRLYDEAFGSNPADWLAASPLQQMHAAPAPFLAVCSSRRQDSCPQAHAFVGKVRSLGGRGEVLEEDLSHSEINKDLGAPSDYTTQVDAFLRSVF from the coding sequence ATGAACCGCAGGATCGTCATTTGGTGGCTGGGTGTGTGCGTGCTGGCGATGACCGGCAGCGCGTGTGCGCAGATGCGCGGCGGGCTGCTCCAGCGCTGGCGCGAGCGCCAGGCCGACGCCACCCCCGCCGCACCGCTGCCGGCAGGTACTCGGGTGATACGCGACATCGCCTACGGCAGCGATCCGAACCAGCGCTTCGATGTCTATGCGCCGGCCCAGGCGCACGACGCACCGGTCATCTTCATGGTGCACGGGGGCGGCTGGCGGCGTGGCGACAAGGCCATGTCGAACGTGGTGGCGAACAAGGTGGCCTACTGGGTGCCGCGCGGCGTGGTGGTGATTTCCACCGACTACCGGATGTTGCCTGACAACCCTCCGCTTGGGCAGGCACAGGACGTGGCCCGGGCACTTGCAGCCGCGCAGCGCCGCGCGGCGGAGTGGGGCGGCGATCCGGATCGCTTCGTGCTGATGGGACATTCCGCCGGCGCACACCTAGTCAGCCTGCTGGCTGCCGAGCCGCAGCTGGCCCGGGAGCAGGGCGCCCGCCCGTGGCGCGGCACCGTCTCGCTCGACAGCGCCAGCCTCGACGTGGTGCAGACCATGAACGGCCGCCATTTCCGCCTCTACGACGAGGCCTTCGGCAGCAACCCGGCCGACTGGCTGGCCGCCTCGCCGCTGCAGCAGATGCATGCCGCCCCTGCGCCGTTCCTGGCGGTGTGCTCCAGCCGCCGCCAGGACTCCTGCCCGCAGGCGCATGCCTTCGTCGGCAAGGTCCGCTCGCTCGGCGGGCGCGGCGAGGTGCTGGAAGAGGACCTCTCGCACAGCGAGATCAACAAGGATCTGGGCGCGCCATCGGACTACACCACCCAGGTGGATGCGTTCCTGCGCTCGGTGTTCTGA